The following are encoded together in the Mumia sp. Pv4-285 genome:
- a CDS encoding ABC transporter permease, which translates to MRTVLWGSLRAHSRRYVTAAAAIVMAVAFMVAVNALSGAARDGLRADVVAQYAGTDLVVDVSSDDRGEADRFGQAVREVDGVDAAVVNATGYVDVAAGSGARMMSVGTLAADADLRWQEVVEGTAPRRPDEAMMARSSAERYGVAIGDVAELEGERVVVTGFSGSPSGALGASVYVSEAVASRLGDALLPVDVSVRTDADASMDTVTASLDTALGSGGTHTVVDRDSWVDTTILEATKDVDVLQRLVLVFAAIAAFVGTLVIANTITIVLAQRRRELALLRCVGATRRQIVRALRFESVVLGAGAAATGVLLGWMLGLGAVAALKASGSGLALGAVSVTPAGVVVPFVIGVLAAVGATVLPVRRIARVAPLEALRPHETTGLTGRPGRVRVVLGTVLLALGAAGLVVGTGDLLVVGLAGGMAAFLGVVVLAPLVVPALLRLAGPVVASTGVAGRLASANVVRNPRRTASTATALLVGVTLITMVVVGTASLRTTVDGELDRDYALDAAVVATEAPLAPEVEDRVADVEGVDAVATLPGADVDLDGRRVLVLEVGPEAAAVLHGGQALPRSGQLVVGGELADAADLSFGASSRLRTPSGEVDVRPRWGGSLGEVALVGPGVLAELGATVAPRAVWARGADGASGEQVLADVAAIADPVGATVAGSLAQRSWITLQMDVMLAVTVGLLAVAVLIAVVGMAGTLSLSVLERSRENALLRALGLTRRGLRGTMAAEALLMAGVAAVIGTALGGTFAWLGVRSLTEGLIDDLAFTVPWLQVAVVLVAATATGLLASVLPARRAARVAPAEGIAML; encoded by the coding sequence ATGCGTACCGTCCTGTGGGGCTCGCTGCGGGCCCATTCCCGCCGGTACGTGACGGCGGCCGCCGCGATCGTGATGGCGGTGGCGTTCATGGTCGCGGTCAACGCGCTGAGCGGCGCGGCGCGTGACGGTCTGCGGGCCGACGTCGTGGCGCAGTACGCCGGTACCGACCTCGTCGTCGACGTGTCGTCGGACGACCGCGGAGAAGCCGACCGGTTCGGGCAAGCGGTCCGGGAGGTCGACGGAGTGGACGCCGCCGTCGTGAACGCGACGGGGTACGTCGACGTGGCGGCCGGGTCCGGCGCCCGCATGATGAGCGTCGGCACGCTCGCAGCGGACGCGGACCTGCGGTGGCAGGAGGTCGTCGAGGGCACGGCGCCGCGGCGACCGGACGAGGCGATGATGGCGCGGTCGAGCGCCGAGCGGTACGGCGTCGCGATCGGCGACGTCGCGGAGCTGGAGGGCGAGCGGGTCGTCGTGACCGGATTCTCGGGGAGCCCCAGTGGCGCGCTAGGTGCGTCGGTCTACGTGTCGGAGGCGGTCGCGTCCCGGCTCGGCGACGCGCTGCTGCCGGTCGACGTGTCGGTACGCACGGACGCCGACGCCTCCATGGACACGGTCACGGCATCCCTCGACACCGCCCTGGGATCTGGCGGGACGCACACGGTCGTCGACCGTGACTCCTGGGTGGACACCACGATCCTGGAGGCGACCAAGGACGTGGACGTCCTGCAGCGCCTCGTCCTCGTGTTCGCCGCCATCGCGGCGTTCGTCGGCACCCTGGTGATCGCCAACACCATCACGATCGTCCTGGCTCAACGCCGCCGCGAGCTCGCGCTGCTGCGCTGCGTGGGAGCCACACGCCGCCAGATCGTGCGGGCGCTCCGGTTCGAGTCGGTGGTGCTCGGGGCAGGAGCGGCGGCGACCGGCGTCCTGCTCGGGTGGATGCTCGGGCTCGGTGCGGTGGCCGCGTTGAAGGCGTCGGGGTCCGGGCTGGCGCTCGGGGCGGTGTCGGTGACTCCGGCGGGGGTCGTCGTGCCGTTCGTCATCGGCGTCCTCGCCGCGGTCGGCGCGACCGTGCTGCCGGTGCGACGCATCGCGCGCGTCGCCCCGCTCGAAGCGCTCCGGCCCCACGAGACGACGGGGCTGACCGGTCGACCCGGCCGTGTCCGCGTCGTGCTCGGCACCGTACTGCTCGCGCTGGGCGCGGCAGGTCTCGTGGTCGGGACGGGTGACCTCCTCGTCGTCGGGCTCGCCGGGGGCATGGCGGCGTTCCTCGGCGTCGTGGTCCTGGCACCGCTCGTGGTGCCGGCCCTGCTCCGGCTCGCCGGTCCGGTCGTCGCATCGACCGGCGTCGCGGGGCGGCTCGCCTCCGCGAACGTCGTCCGAAACCCGCGACGTACGGCGTCGACGGCGACCGCGCTCCTGGTGGGCGTCACCCTCATCACGATGGTGGTCGTCGGTACGGCGTCGCTGCGCACGACGGTCGACGGCGAGCTCGACCGCGACTACGCCCTCGACGCGGCGGTCGTCGCGACCGAGGCACCGCTCGCTCCCGAGGTCGAGGACCGCGTCGCCGACGTCGAGGGGGTCGACGCGGTCGCGACGCTGCCGGGAGCCGACGTCGACCTGGACGGCCGTCGTGTCCTGGTCCTCGAGGTCGGTCCGGAGGCTGCCGCGGTCCTGCACGGCGGGCAGGCCCTGCCGCGCAGCGGTCAGCTGGTCGTGGGCGGCGAGCTCGCCGACGCGGCGGACCTCTCGTTCGGGGCGTCGTCGCGCCTGCGGACTCCCTCCGGCGAGGTCGACGTACGACCGCGGTGGGGTGGATCGCTCGGCGAGGTCGCCCTGGTGGGGCCGGGCGTCCTGGCCGAGCTCGGCGCCACCGTCGCCCCGCGCGCGGTGTGGGCGCGCGGAGCGGACGGGGCGTCCGGCGAGCAGGTCCTCGCGGACGTGGCCGCGATCGCCGACCCGGTCGGGGCCACCGTCGCAGGGAGCCTGGCGCAGCGGTCCTGGATCACGCTCCAGATGGACGTGATGCTGGCCGTCACAGTCGGTCTGCTGGCCGTCGCGGTCCTGATCGCGGTGGTCGGCATGGCGGGGACGCTCAGCCTCTCCGTGCTGGAGCGGTCCCGCGAGAACGCCCTGCTCCGGGCGCTCGGCCTCACCCGGCGCGGGCTCCGCGGCACGATGGCAGCCGAGGCGCTGCTCATGGCGGGGGTGGCGGCGGTGATCGGGACCGCCCTCGGCGGGACGTTCGCCTGGCTCGGGGTGCGGTCGCTGACGGAAGGCCTGATCGACGACCTCGCGTTCACGGTGCCGTGGCTTCAGGTGGCCGTGGTGCTCGTCGCCGCGACCGCGACGGGGCTGCTCGCATCGGTCCTGCCGGCCCGCCGGGCGGCGCGT
- a CDS encoding ABC transporter ATP-binding protein — protein MATIPAPSLGGAAAATPTSTVAARTRDLTKTYGRGHAEVRALNGVDLDVERARLTAIMGPSGSGKSTLMHCLAGLDTPTSGAVEVAGVALADLDDTALTRFRREHVGFVFQAFNLLPTLTARQNIVLPLDLAGRDPDWDRLDTLVDVLGLADRLSHRPSELSGGQQQRVAIARALLSSPDVVFADEPTGNLDSRSSGEVLGFLRRSVDELGQTVVMVTHEPTAAAYADRVVLLRDGRLAGTLDRPSPEDVVAAIAGLGG, from the coding sequence ATGGCAACGATCCCTGCACCCTCGCTCGGCGGAGCAGCCGCCGCGACACCCACCTCGACGGTCGCCGCCCGCACCCGCGACCTGACCAAGACGTACGGCCGCGGGCACGCGGAGGTCCGCGCGCTCAACGGCGTCGACCTCGATGTCGAACGGGCGCGGCTCACGGCGATCATGGGGCCGTCGGGCTCCGGCAAGTCGACGCTCATGCACTGCCTCGCGGGCCTCGACACCCCCACCTCGGGAGCGGTCGAGGTCGCGGGGGTCGCGCTCGCCGACCTCGACGACACCGCGCTCACGCGATTCCGGCGCGAGCACGTCGGCTTCGTCTTCCAGGCCTTCAACCTGCTCCCGACCCTCACCGCGCGGCAGAACATCGTGCTGCCGCTCGACCTCGCCGGCCGCGACCCCGACTGGGACCGTCTCGACACGCTCGTCGACGTCCTGGGTCTCGCCGACCGGCTCTCCCACCGCCCGTCGGAGCTGTCCGGAGGGCAGCAGCAGCGGGTCGCGATCGCGCGCGCGCTCCTCTCGTCGCCGGACGTGGTGTTCGCCGACGAGCCGACCGGCAACCTCGACAGCCGCTCGAGCGGGGAGGTGCTCGGGTTCCTGCGGCGCTCGGTCGACGAGCTCGGTCAGACGGTCGTGATGGTCACGCACGAGCCGACGGCTGCCGCGTACGCGGACCGCGTGGTGCTCCTGCGCGACGGGCGGCTGGCGGGGACCCTCGACCGGCCGAGCCCTGAGGACGTCGTCGCTGCGATCGCCGGGCTGGGTGGCTGA
- a CDS encoding response regulator — protein sequence MTTPHDDVVRTRPLRVFLVDDQQLVRAGFRMLVDSQPDMEVVGEAADGLEAVERLSVTTADVVLMDVRMPRLDGVAATRALTRRGITARIVVLTTFDLDEYVHNGLRAGASAFLLKDTPPEVLLAAIRDVHRGEAVVAPSATRRLLERFADQLPGATPPAEPRLAALTDREREVLLLVAQGLTNPEIAARLVVAEPTVKTHVGRLLSKTGSRDRVQLVVLAYDAGLVRPAS from the coding sequence GTGACCACACCGCACGACGACGTGGTGAGGACCCGCCCCCTCAGGGTGTTCCTCGTCGACGACCAGCAGCTCGTACGCGCCGGGTTCCGGATGCTCGTGGACTCGCAGCCGGACATGGAGGTGGTCGGCGAGGCTGCCGACGGTCTCGAAGCGGTGGAGCGGCTCTCGGTGACGACCGCCGACGTCGTGCTCATGGACGTACGCATGCCCCGGCTCGACGGCGTCGCCGCGACACGGGCGCTCACCCGACGCGGCATCACCGCGCGCATCGTGGTCCTGACGACGTTCGACCTCGACGAGTACGTCCACAACGGCCTGCGCGCAGGTGCGTCGGCGTTCCTGCTCAAGGACACGCCGCCCGAGGTGCTGCTCGCCGCGATCCGTGACGTCCACCGCGGCGAGGCGGTGGTGGCCCCGAGTGCGACCCGGCGGCTGCTCGAGCGGTTCGCCGACCAGCTCCCGGGTGCCACGCCGCCGGCCGAGCCGAGGCTGGCGGCGCTCACGGACCGGGAACGGGAGGTGCTGCTCCTCGTGGCGCAGGGCCTGACCAACCCGGAGATCGCCGCGCGCCTCGTGGTGGCCGAGCCGACCGTGAAGACCCACGTGGGGAGGCTGCTCTCGAAGACCGGCAGCCGCGACCGGGTCCAGCTCGTCGTCCTCGCGTACGACGCCGGGCTCGTGCGGCCCGCGAGCTGA
- a CDS encoding sensor histidine kinase: protein MRTLTAWTRAHPFAMDVVLACALALPLVPFALFDGSMRSDAAYQIVIFVPLAWRRTAPVASFAAVAVLLAGQLVLTDVPLYGDVALLFSLYAIAAYGPVWARRAGLGVGLLGAVLSTIDWYRVSPDVNEIATVVMMSLVVLAPWAFGAYLRTRRDYVAGLEERARQLERDAAQQAQIAAAAERARIAREMHDVVAHSLSVIVVQADGALYASRTRPEVATETLETISRTSRQSLAEMRRLLGLLRDEDDSGDGATSRAPMPTAADVPTLIEQVRESGLDVRIEAHGDPRRVDTASGLTVYRVVQEALTNTLKHAGPDVRARVQLTVAGDHVLVRVEDDGGSRGLPAGPAGASAGASAVPAVATTVPPGGHGIRGIRERIAIHDGTVEAGPLSGGGFRVEAHIPYGPEAK, encoded by the coding sequence GTGAGGACCCTGACGGCGTGGACGCGCGCGCACCCGTTCGCGATGGACGTGGTTCTCGCCTGTGCGCTGGCACTCCCGCTGGTCCCGTTCGCGCTGTTCGACGGCTCCATGCGCAGCGACGCCGCGTACCAGATCGTCATCTTCGTCCCGTTGGCCTGGCGGCGTACGGCGCCGGTCGCCTCGTTCGCCGCGGTCGCCGTCCTGCTGGCGGGGCAGCTGGTCCTCACCGATGTGCCGCTCTACGGCGACGTGGCGCTGCTGTTCTCGCTGTACGCGATCGCGGCGTACGGCCCGGTGTGGGCCCGTCGGGCGGGTCTCGGTGTCGGCCTCCTGGGGGCCGTGCTCTCGACGATCGACTGGTACCGCGTCTCGCCCGACGTCAACGAGATCGCCACCGTCGTGATGATGAGCCTGGTCGTGCTCGCTCCGTGGGCGTTCGGGGCCTACCTGCGCACCCGGCGCGACTACGTCGCAGGGCTCGAGGAGCGGGCCCGTCAGCTCGAGCGCGACGCCGCCCAGCAGGCACAGATCGCGGCTGCCGCCGAGCGTGCCCGCATCGCGCGCGAGATGCACGACGTCGTCGCGCACAGCCTGTCCGTGATCGTCGTGCAGGCCGACGGTGCCCTGTACGCGTCGCGCACCCGCCCCGAGGTGGCGACCGAGACGCTGGAGACGATCTCGCGGACCTCTCGCCAGTCGCTGGCGGAGATGCGGAGACTTCTCGGGCTGCTCCGCGACGAGGACGACTCCGGCGACGGTGCGACGTCGCGGGCGCCGATGCCGACCGCTGCGGACGTCCCGACGCTGATCGAGCAGGTCCGCGAGAGCGGGCTCGACGTCCGCATCGAGGCCCACGGGGATCCGAGACGCGTCGACACGGCGTCGGGTCTCACGGTGTACCGCGTCGTGCAGGAGGCGCTCACCAACACGCTGAAGCACGCGGGTCCGGACGTCCGGGCACGGGTCCAGCTGACCGTGGCAGGCGACCACGTCCTCGTCCGGGTCGAGGACGACGGGGGGTCCCGCGGTCTTCCGGCCGGCCCGGCCGGAGCGAGCGCCGGAGCGAGCGCCGTCCCCGCCGTCGCGACGACCGTGCCGCCGGGCGGGCACGGCATCCGAGGCATCCGCGAGCGCATCGCGATCCACGACGGCACCGTTGAGGCGGGCCCGCTCAGCGGTGGCGGGTTCCGGGTGGAGGCCCACATCCCGTACGGCCCGGAGGCGAAGTGA
- a CDS encoding threonine ammonia-lyase, which translates to MSDSRALVSLDDVRAAAERIASSCLRTPVVPLVAADGSVPFLLKAEGLQPTGAFKLRGATNAIALLDDEQRRAGVVTHSSGNHAQAVAYAARAAGVQAIIVIPDSAPDIKVAATARWGAEIVRVPAAERLQRAEQIASDTGAELIPPYDDARVIAGQGTVGLEVVEQVPDLDVVVVPVSGGGLVSGIAAAVKALRPDVRVVAVEPELAGDLAEGWAAGERRVWPVADTQRTVADGLRTDSVGLLNWDHITAFVDDVVTVSDDDILTAVGTVVRGSRLVVEASGAVAAAALLHDRVDVGDGTAVAIASGANIDPDVLARLIG; encoded by the coding sequence ATGAGCGACTCCCGTGCCCTCGTCTCCCTCGACGACGTCCGCGCCGCCGCCGAGCGCATCGCGTCGAGCTGCCTGCGCACCCCCGTGGTGCCGCTCGTGGCCGCCGACGGGTCGGTGCCGTTCCTGCTGAAGGCCGAGGGGCTCCAGCCGACGGGCGCGTTCAAGCTCAGGGGCGCGACCAACGCGATCGCGCTCCTCGACGACGAGCAGCGGCGTGCCGGTGTGGTGACCCACTCGTCCGGCAACCATGCACAGGCCGTCGCCTACGCGGCCAGGGCCGCCGGCGTCCAGGCCATCATCGTCATCCCCGACTCCGCGCCGGACATCAAGGTCGCGGCGACCGCGCGGTGGGGCGCCGAGATCGTCCGGGTCCCGGCCGCGGAGCGTCTCCAGCGGGCCGAGCAGATCGCCTCCGACACCGGCGCCGAGCTGATCCCGCCGTACGACGACGCCCGGGTGATCGCCGGCCAGGGGACGGTCGGGCTGGAGGTCGTCGAGCAGGTACCCGACCTCGACGTGGTCGTGGTCCCGGTCAGCGGCGGCGGCCTCGTCAGCGGCATCGCGGCAGCGGTGAAGGCCCTGCGACCCGACGTGCGCGTCGTGGCGGTCGAGCCGGAGCTCGCCGGCGACCTCGCCGAGGGCTGGGCGGCCGGTGAGCGGCGGGTGTGGCCGGTCGCCGACACGCAGCGGACGGTGGCCGACGGACTCCGGACGGACTCGGTCGGCCTGCTCAACTGGGACCACATCACCGCCTTCGTCGACGACGTGGTCACGGTGTCCGACGACGACATCCTGACCGCTGTCGGGACGGTCGTCCGCGGCTCGCGGCTCGTCGTGGAGGCGAGCGGAGCGGTGGCTGCGGCAGCGCTCCTCCACGACCGGGTCGACGTGGGGGACGGGACCGCCGTGGCGATCGCCTCGGGAGCCAACATCGACCCCGACGTGCTCGCCCGGCTGATCGGCTGA
- a CDS encoding PLD nuclease N-terminal domain-containing protein, with protein sequence MGKAIPIIIVIALAVYALFDVIATPRDRVRYLPKPLWVLVVLIPALGVAAWLVFGKVRTKPAGPPRPQRPFARGPDDDPDFLRGL encoded by the coding sequence ATGGGGAAGGCGATACCGATCATCATCGTCATCGCGCTCGCGGTGTACGCCCTCTTCGACGTCATCGCCACGCCGCGCGACCGCGTCCGCTACCTGCCGAAGCCGCTGTGGGTCTTGGTGGTCCTGATCCCGGCGCTCGGCGTCGCGGCCTGGCTCGTGTTCGGCAAGGTCCGCACCAAGCCGGCCGGTCCCCCGCGCCCGCAGCGCCCGTTCGCCCGGGGTCCCGACGACGACCCTGACTTCCTGCGCGGCCTCTGA
- the ccsB gene encoding c-type cytochrome biogenesis protein CcsB, protein MTLEDWANFSNDAVAAATAVLALAWLASVAQWAFGSKAVRVERAVAAAEPALVGGGSSGATPAISPSAAEGEAAEERSDLFGRIAFSLTVLGFLVLLAAVVTRGLAAERVPWGNMYEFSITGICVVLGGYLVMVALLRVQWLAPIVLGFSVVVLGLSMTVYVPAGPLVPALDSYWLVIHVISAMVAGAGFLVGAGASVLYLVRTRADARGGAKGYLGRLPSAASMDQLAYRVTAFSFPVWTFAALISGPIWAEHAWGRPWGWDPKEVWAFITWVAYAGYLHARATAGWKGKAAAILSLVAFATFLFNFVGVNLFFPGLHSYAK, encoded by the coding sequence ATGACACTCGAGGACTGGGCGAACTTCTCCAACGATGCCGTCGCAGCGGCGACGGCCGTCCTGGCGCTGGCCTGGCTGGCCTCGGTGGCGCAGTGGGCCTTCGGGTCGAAGGCGGTCCGCGTCGAGCGTGCCGTGGCCGCGGCGGAGCCCGCGCTGGTGGGTGGGGGCTCGAGTGGCGCCACCCCGGCGATCTCGCCCTCGGCAGCCGAGGGTGAGGCCGCCGAGGAGCGCTCCGACCTCTTCGGTCGGATCGCGTTCTCGCTGACCGTGCTCGGGTTCCTCGTCCTGCTCGCGGCCGTGGTGACTCGCGGCCTCGCCGCCGAGCGGGTCCCGTGGGGCAACATGTACGAGTTCTCGATCACCGGGATCTGCGTCGTGCTCGGTGGCTACCTCGTGATGGTCGCACTGCTGAGGGTCCAGTGGCTCGCGCCGATCGTGCTCGGGTTCTCCGTCGTGGTGCTCGGGCTGTCGATGACCGTGTACGTCCCGGCCGGTCCGCTCGTGCCGGCCCTCGACTCGTACTGGCTGGTCATCCACGTCATCTCCGCGATGGTCGCCGGAGCCGGCTTCCTCGTCGGGGCCGGCGCCTCGGTTCTCTACCTGGTCCGGACCCGCGCCGACGCCCGTGGCGGCGCGAAGGGCTACCTGGGGCGGCTGCCGAGCGCGGCGTCGATGGACCAGCTCGCATACCGTGTGACGGCATTCTCGTTCCCGGTCTGGACGTTCGCGGCGCTGATCTCCGGCCCGATCTGGGCCGAGCACGCGTGGGGTCGCCCGTGGGGCTGGGACCCGAAGGAGGTCTGGGCGTTCATCACCTGGGTCGCCTACGCCGGATACCTCCACGCCCGCGCGACCGCCGGCTGGAAGGGGAAGGCTGCGGCCATCCTGTCCCTGGTCGCTTTCGCCACGTTCCTGTTCAACTTCGTCGGCGTCAACCTGTTCTTCCCCGGCCTGCACTCGTACGCGAAGTAG
- the resB gene encoding cytochrome c biogenesis protein ResB, which translates to MADDRRAPTKKGRGGAAPALSLVETVRWAWRQLTSMRTALFLLLLLALAAVPGSIVPQRSVDQRAVQAYFERHPDLAPVLDRLGAFHVYTSVWFSAIYILLMISLIGCIIPRVGVYARALRARPPKAPRNFSRLPASATYETTDDVGSVLTAAGGTIGWARKDTVTETDDAGAVVAGEVRAEKGYLREFGNLVFHVSLTVVLVGVASMSLLGYRGSAIVAEGKGFSNTLTQFDEFTSGGLFDTDDLPPFSLTLDDLDATFELDGPQRGAPRSFVATGAVTDAPGEDPRPFEVKVNHPLRVDGASAYLVGSGYAPVIRVRDGRGRVVFEDAVPFLPADATYTSNGVVKVPEARPEQLGFQGFFLPTAVSFGDDEIPVSAHPGAANPLLGLFAYYGDLGLDNGESQSVYVLDKDELTQLTGDDGKPLRIMLTPGQTVSLPDGKGSIEFVELRQFARFQFSAQPGVMIPLWGVSIGVIGLVLSLTIRPRRTWVRARRREDGVTVVEIAALDRVPRSDVAQSVDDLAARLAERTGHTETDYDTASETPTETAPTKTAPTKDQA; encoded by the coding sequence ATGGCCGACGATCGACGGGCCCCGACCAAGAAGGGCCGTGGCGGCGCGGCGCCGGCGCTCTCGCTGGTGGAGACCGTGCGCTGGGCGTGGCGTCAGCTGACGTCCATGCGCACGGCGCTGTTCCTGCTGCTGCTGCTCGCGCTCGCCGCAGTCCCGGGCTCGATCGTGCCGCAGCGCTCGGTCGACCAGCGGGCGGTCCAGGCGTACTTCGAGCGCCACCCCGACCTCGCGCCCGTCCTCGACAGGCTCGGCGCGTTCCACGTCTACACGTCGGTGTGGTTCAGCGCGATCTACATCCTCCTGATGATCTCGCTGATCGGCTGCATCATCCCGCGGGTCGGCGTCTACGCGCGGGCGCTGCGGGCCCGTCCGCCGAAGGCGCCGCGCAACTTCTCCCGGCTGCCGGCCTCGGCGACGTACGAGACCACCGACGACGTCGGGTCCGTGCTCACCGCCGCCGGCGGCACGATCGGCTGGGCCCGCAAGGACACCGTCACCGAGACCGACGACGCCGGCGCGGTGGTGGCCGGAGAGGTCCGCGCCGAGAAGGGCTACCTGCGCGAGTTCGGCAACCTCGTGTTCCACGTGAGCCTCACGGTGGTGCTCGTCGGCGTCGCCTCGATGAGCCTGCTCGGCTACCGCGGCAGCGCGATCGTGGCCGAGGGCAAGGGCTTCTCCAACACGCTCACCCAGTTCGACGAGTTCACGTCGGGCGGGCTGTTCGACACCGACGACCTGCCGCCGTTCTCGCTGACCCTCGACGACCTCGACGCGACGTTCGAGCTCGACGGCCCGCAACGCGGCGCGCCCCGCAGCTTCGTCGCGACCGGCGCCGTGACCGACGCGCCGGGCGAGGACCCGCGACCCTTCGAGGTGAAGGTCAACCACCCGCTGCGCGTCGACGGCGCCTCCGCGTACCTCGTCGGCTCGGGGTACGCCCCGGTGATCCGCGTCCGCGACGGGCGAGGACGTGTGGTTTTCGAGGATGCTGTGCCGTTCCTGCCGGCGGACGCGACGTACACGTCGAACGGTGTCGTCAAGGTGCCCGAGGCGAGGCCGGAGCAGCTCGGGTTCCAGGGCTTCTTCCTCCCGACGGCGGTCTCGTTCGGTGACGACGAGATCCCGGTTTCGGCCCATCCTGGCGCCGCGAACCCGCTGCTCGGGCTCTTCGCCTACTACGGCGACCTGGGGCTCGACAACGGTGAGTCGCAGTCGGTCTACGTCCTGGACAAGGACGAGCTGACGCAGCTGACGGGCGACGACGGCAAGCCCCTGCGGATCATGCTGACACCCGGTCAGACGGTGTCGCTGCCCGACGGCAAGGGGTCGATCGAGTTCGTGGAGCTGCGGCAGTTCGCGCGGTTCCAGTTCAGCGCGCAGCCGGGCGTGATGATCCCTCTGTGGGGCGTCTCCATCGGTGTGATCGGGCTGGTCCTGTCGCTGACGATCCGCCCACGTCGTACGTGGGTCCGCGCGCGGCGGCGTGAGGACGGGGTGACCGTGGTGGAGATCGCGGCGCTCGACCGAGTGCCACGCAGCGACGTCGCGCAGAGCGTCGACGACCTGGCTGCACGGCTCGCGGAACGCACGGGGCATACTGAAACCGACTACGACACGGCGTCGGAGACACCGACTGAGACCGCGCCGACTAAGACTGCGCCGACTAAGGACCAGGCATGA
- a CDS encoding cytochrome c biogenesis CcdA family protein: MNEWVQETVLSGSLLVAAAVALLAGLVSFFSPCVVPLLPGYLSYVSGMTAAEVADDQKTARQRGRLLAGALLFVLGFSAVFVSYGVLFGSIGLELREYERPITIVMGIVVILLGLAFMGFVPWMQRDVRIHAVPSVGLAVAPLLGVLFAIGWTPCIGPALGAVLTLAYGEGTAGRGAFLTFIYCLGLGIPFLLAALAFSRFARATMWVRRHQRAISLVGGGLLVVVGVLLVTGLWSELMIRLTSWAGTFETVV; this comes from the coding sequence ATGAATGAGTGGGTCCAGGAGACCGTCCTCTCGGGATCCTTGCTGGTCGCCGCCGCGGTCGCACTCCTCGCGGGGCTCGTCTCCTTCTTCTCTCCGTGCGTCGTGCCGCTGCTGCCCGGCTACCTGTCGTACGTCTCGGGGATGACCGCGGCCGAGGTCGCCGACGACCAGAAGACGGCGCGTCAGCGGGGTCGCCTGCTGGCAGGGGCCCTGCTGTTCGTGCTCGGCTTCAGTGCCGTGTTCGTCTCGTACGGCGTGTTGTTCGGGTCGATCGGCCTGGAGCTGCGCGAGTACGAGCGTCCGATCACGATCGTCATGGGCATCGTCGTGATCCTGCTCGGTCTCGCGTTCATGGGCTTCGTGCCGTGGATGCAGCGCGACGTGCGCATCCACGCCGTCCCGTCGGTCGGGCTCGCGGTCGCGCCGCTGCTCGGCGTGCTCTTCGCGATCGGGTGGACCCCCTGCATCGGCCCCGCGCTCGGTGCCGTCCTGACCCTCGCGTACGGCGAGGGCACGGCGGGGCGAGGCGCATTCCTCACCTTCATCTACTGCCTCGGCCTCGGCATCCCGTTCCTGCTCGCGGCGCTGGCGTTCAGCCGTTTCGCCCGGGCCACGATGTGGGTGCGTCGGCACCAGCGCGCGATCTCGCTGGTCGGCGGCGGCCTGCTCGTCGTCGTCGGCGTGCTCCTGGTGACGGGTCTGTGGAGCGAGCTGATGATCCGGCTCACCTCGTGGGCCGGCACGTTCGAGACGGTGGTGTGA
- a CDS encoding TlpA family protein disulfide reductase: protein MIPRASRRLGVRLLASAAAVVLLAGCSSSTQADETTGGYVAGDGSITVPEVSEREPAPELSGETLDGDQVALSDFAGKTVVVNVWGSWCADCRVEAPAFAAVDAESGDDVQFLGINIRDSRAAALAYDENFGITYPSIYDRTGQAVLGFRDSLPSMAVPTTWVIAPDGTVAARMLGSISEPTLRGLIEDASGGGAGDE from the coding sequence ATGATCCCCCGCGCCTCCCGTCGTCTCGGCGTGCGTCTGCTCGCCTCCGCTGCCGCGGTGGTGCTGCTCGCCGGCTGCTCGTCGTCGACGCAGGCGGACGAGACGACAGGGGGCTACGTGGCCGGGGACGGGAGCATCACGGTCCCGGAGGTGTCCGAGCGTGAGCCGGCGCCCGAGCTGTCCGGAGAGACGCTCGACGGCGACCAGGTCGCGCTCTCGGACTTCGCGGGCAAGACCGTCGTGGTCAACGTGTGGGGGTCGTGGTGCGCCGACTGCCGCGTCGAGGCCCCGGCGTTCGCCGCGGTCGACGCCGAGTCCGGCGACGACGTGCAGTTCCTCGGCATCAACATCCGAGACTCGCGCGCGGCGGCGCTCGCGTACGACGAGAACTTCGGCATCACCTACCCGTCGATCTACGATCGTACGGGGCAGGCCGTGCTCGGCTTCCGCGACAGCCTCCCGTCGATGGCCGTGCCGACGACGTGGGTCATCGCCCCCGACGGCACGGTCGCCGCGCGCATGCTCGGGTCGATCTCCGAGCCGACCCTGCGGGGTCTGATCGAGGACGCGAGCGGCGGTGGAGCCGGCGATGAATGA